Proteins from a single region of Mesorhizobium sp.:
- a CDS encoding ParA family protein → MTLTLGVVSGKGGAGKTTIVMLIAGEYALQGKRVLLVDADARQNLYEWWKRCEAKDNTPEGIAIVTVARADNLAQQMKSAKRYDVVLIDAPGVDGVLTREIIKHCDLVLTPIQPAQDEIKAAGEAAQLTGEVSDEIRRPIRQANIVTRVNITSRNLEAYRLIRPFVANLQEGGYDSYLLPTELMERNCYREIRNGLGTLQMLDLTEPVMKGRAEVQRLIADVEGLLDTNMKEVVNG, encoded by the coding sequence ATGACACTGACGCTGGGAGTGGTGAGCGGCAAGGGCGGCGCGGGCAAGACCACGATCGTCATGCTGATCGCCGGCGAATACGCTCTGCAAGGCAAGCGCGTTCTGCTCGTAGACGCCGACGCGCGCCAGAATCTTTACGAGTGGTGGAAGCGGTGCGAGGCGAAGGACAACACGCCGGAAGGCATCGCGATCGTGACCGTGGCGCGCGCAGACAATCTCGCGCAGCAGATGAAGTCGGCGAAGCGCTATGACGTGGTGCTGATCGACGCTCCCGGCGTCGACGGCGTTCTGACGCGCGAGATCATCAAGCATTGCGATCTGGTGCTGACGCCGATCCAGCCCGCCCAGGACGAAATCAAGGCAGCGGGGGAGGCGGCCCAGCTCACCGGCGAGGTTTCCGATGAGATCAGGCGGCCGATCCGGCAGGCCAATATCGTGACGCGCGTTAACATCACCTCGCGCAATCTGGAAGCATATCGGCTGATCCGCCCGTTCGTCGCCAATTTGCAGGAAGGCGGATACGACTCATACCTGCTGCCGACCGAGCTGATGGAGCGCAACTGCTACCGCGAGATCCGCAACGGGCTAGGCACGCTCCAGATGCTGGATCTCACCGAGCCGGTGATGAAGGGCCGCGCCGAGGTCCAGCGCCTCATCGCCGACGTCGAGGGTTTGCTGGACACGAACATGAAGGAGGTCGTCAATGGCTAA
- a CDS encoding helix-turn-helix transcriptional regulator — translation MTSEKADQLVSGLVETKDPELDRPVLRRPNFDGEIENLRDLDRKIGKSVREMRDDKHMTREDLARAIGLSAGVYARYERGVSKLRVTQLVQISDVLEFPAIQVLYDTAPYQWGATLEEARMTFELQRMILELPAEAKRSLVDVVRLLGQTSPRTDEEPPKNGG, via the coding sequence GTGACCTCTGAGAAGGCCGATCAGCTTGTTTCGGGGCTGGTCGAAACAAAGGACCCTGAACTGGATCGTCCCGTATTGCGAAGGCCGAATTTCGACGGGGAGATCGAGAACCTGCGCGACCTCGACCGCAAGATCGGAAAGTCGGTGCGCGAGATGCGCGACGACAAGCATATGACGCGCGAGGATCTTGCCCGTGCGATCGGCCTGTCGGCCGGCGTCTATGCGCGCTACGAGCGTGGCGTGTCGAAGCTGCGTGTCACCCAGCTCGTGCAGATTTCCGATGTGCTGGAATTCCCAGCGATTCAGGTTCTCTACGACACCGCGCCCTATCAGTGGGGCGCCACTCTCGAAGAAGCCCGCATGACGTTCGAGCTTCAGCGGATGATCCTGGAGCTGCCGGCCGAAGCCAAGCGCAGTCTGGTCGACGTCGTGCGCCTGCTTGGCCAGACAAGCCCGCGCACCGATGAGGAGCCGCCGAAGAACGGCGGCTAG
- a CDS encoding Fic family protein gives MPQDDRKGSYTYPGVEDDADRTGVLRNRFGLTRHSELRRAEYAMTHIRMTEIAEGRGPRGDFDKAHLKALHHHIFQDVYEWAGAMRNESPIVDGRRVEPAGTLSKGGTSFVPAQYIERGLAEAMGPLRDRAALQGASAADFAELAGRVMGELNYVHPFREGNGRAQQTLIAELGRIHGHDVDFSVITRTRMIEASIVTTHDPDSPALRHAIEDAVDPNRRAAIKAAMSDVLFRGGNPDEFHIATARAGEQIAGQVLAHDDRFASVVTQARIVAVDRADLPEQLPDPNVEIAIVARSDFSRVPPERQAAPQPPTAQAVTDPRQNPPRGRERDNDGAER, from the coding sequence ATGCCGCAGGACGATCGCAAAGGCTCCTACACCTATCCGGGCGTCGAGGACGACGCGGACCGGACCGGCGTGCTGCGCAACAGGTTCGGCCTCACCCGCCACTCCGAGCTGCGGCGGGCCGAATATGCGATGACCCATATCCGCATGACCGAGATCGCCGAGGGGCGCGGCCCGCGCGGCGATTTCGACAAGGCCCACCTGAAGGCGCTCCACCACCACATCTTTCAGGACGTCTACGAATGGGCGGGCGCGATGCGCAACGAAAGCCCCATCGTCGACGGCAGACGCGTCGAACCGGCCGGAACCTTGTCGAAGGGCGGCACGAGCTTCGTCCCCGCGCAGTATATCGAACGCGGCCTGGCTGAAGCCATGGGGCCGCTACGGGACCGCGCAGCGCTTCAGGGAGCGAGCGCGGCCGACTTCGCCGAGCTGGCCGGCCGCGTCATGGGCGAGCTGAATTACGTCCACCCGTTTCGCGAAGGCAACGGCCGTGCGCAGCAGACCTTGATCGCCGAACTCGGCCGCATCCATGGTCACGACGTCGATTTCTCCGTCATCACCCGCACCCGCATGATCGAGGCCTCGATCGTGACGACGCACGATCCGGACAGCCCGGCGCTCAGGCACGCGATTGAGGACGCCGTGGACCCGAACCGCCGCGCCGCGATCAAAGCCGCCATGTCCGACGTTCTGTTCCGCGGCGGCAATCCGGACGAATTCCACATCGCGACGGCCCGGGCCGGCGAGCAAATCGCCGGCCAGGTGCTCGCCCATGACGACCGTTTCGCCAGCGTCGTCACGCAGGCCCGCATCGTCGCCGTCGATCGCGCGGACCTGCCCGAGCAGCTTCCCGATCCGAATGTGGAGATTGCCATCGTCGCGCGGTCGGACTTCTCGCGCGTCCCGCCGGAGCGGCAGGCCGCCCCGCAGCCGCCCACCGCGCAGGCCGTGACCGATCCGCGACAGAATCCGCCGCGAGGCCGGGAGCGGGACAATGACGGGGCCGAGCGCTGA
- a CDS encoding DUF736 family protein produces the protein MTKLTNYIQFDADDLDTASGAGLISTIKWDHDIRVVPFDSENPKAPTHRVFIKSPRGYDIDAGGIWKKKNREGGTYYNLSIQDLEFNANLGRLAGQDDERLQAVIPWGPAPKD, from the coding sequence ATGACCAAGCTGACCAACTACATCCAGTTCGACGCCGACGATCTCGACACGGCCTCGGGCGCCGGCCTCATCTCGACCATCAAATGGGATCACGACATTAGGGTCGTGCCGTTCGACTCGGAGAACCCGAAGGCCCCGACGCACCGCGTCTTCATCAAGTCGCCGCGCGGCTATGACATCGACGCCGGCGGGATCTGGAAGAAGAAGAACCGCGAAGGCGGCACCTACTACAACCTTTCGATCCAGGACTTGGAGTTCAACGCCAATCTCGGCCGCCTCGCCGGCCAGGACGACGAGCGGCTTCAGGCGGTGATCCCGTGGGGTCCGGCCCCGAAGGACTGA